One genomic segment of Vespa crabro chromosome 3, iyVesCrab1.2, whole genome shotgun sequence includes these proteins:
- the LOC124422946 gene encoding cGMP-dependent 3',5'-cyclic phosphodiesterase-like — translation MDSLNLKITDPNAILSLIEELCDLSYIEIQLKLNTYIQAKTGTKIYFLAPILYERKEIVIHVIGNKVLDHELRLPISNIFNLVINCQKTIMITSSELPKELLQYIYLDRHCIQVPFFLIPVQHHLKQLTALVVCLSGCENKNIDIDTCTKVVLDCFRYCLGYILSSLKCYEETRLKHQCQSILAISRKLITHLGDLTDLLHEIMTEVKKLTNAERCSLFLLENDQQELVAYVFDGISMKKFVKEMRISVNKGIAGHVATTGKLLNIQDTYKHPLFYKGIDEATGFKTKNILCFPIHDENGIVGVAQLCNKIDGLYFDELDEEIATAVSIYCGITIMHSIVYKKMQDAQARNKLSNEIMMYHMKVEDEAVFDLVNYKIKNNITDFNEFYFSPRDISYEDMPSYIIKIFNDLNFIKYFKIKMHTLARFILYVKKGYRNASYHNWVHAFSVAHFAYLLIKNLYLIREDYMTYLQAFVFLVSCLCHDIDHRGTNNAFQTTSESVLASLYSSEGSVMERHHFAQTMCILNTEGCNIFENFNSQEYREALVFLKNNILATDLASHFLNTEKQNEIFRTGYKKHDFEHQKLLSGMLMTCCDLSDQTKNWTVTKKVAELIYEEFFSQGDLEKSMGKTPIEMMDRDKAFIPDLQVQFITDIVEPLFNNLAMLFPMAQPLVKILKYNKTLWEASKKVFRKYVKNRIEGMNVLLDPNFEIEVLLSHFKDSNESENATCNL, via the exons CTTTCATTGATAGAAGAATTATGTGATCTATCTTATATAGAAATACAATTGAagttaaatacatat ATACAAGCAAAGACtggtacaaaaatatatttccttgctcctattttatatgaaagaaaagaaatagttaTTCATGTAATAGGTAATAAAGTTTTGGATCATGAATTAAGATTACCT atatcaaatatttttaatttggtAATAAATTGCCagaaaacaataatgattaCTTCTTCAGAATTACCTAAAGAATTattgcaatatatttatttagacaGACACTGTATTCAAGTACCATTTTTCCTTATTCCTGTACAACATCATCTGAAACAATTAACAGCATTAGTTGTCTGCTTAAGTGGTtgtgaaaataagaatattgataTAGACACATGTACAAAAGTAGTTCTAGATTGCTTTAG ATATTGCCTTGGATATATTCTAAGCTCTTTAAAATGTTATGAAGAAACTCGATTAAAACATCAATGTCAAAGCATACTTGCTATTTCTAGAAAACTTATTACTCATTTAg GAGATTTAACTGACCTCTTACATGAAATTATGACGGAAGTTAAGAAGCTTACTAATGCAGAACGgtgttctttatttcttttggaaAATGATCAACAAGAATTAGTGGCATATGTATTTGATGgaatatcgatgaaaaag TTTGTTAAAGAAATGCGAATATCTGTTAATAAAGGTATAGCAGGTCATGTTGCTACGACAGGAAaactattaaatattcaagatACCTATAAACatccattattttataaaggTATTGATGAAGCAACGGGTTTCAAAACTAAAAATATACTTTGCTTTCCTATTCATGATGAAAATGGAATTGTTG GCGTTGCTCaactttgtaataaaatagatgGCTTGTATTTTGATGAACTTGATGAAGAAATTGCAACAGCTGTTAGTATTTATTGTGGTATAACAATTATGCatagtatagtatataaaaaaatgcaaGATGCACAAGCtagaaataaattaagcaATGAAATTATGATGTATCATATGAAG GTTGAAGATGAAGCTGTTTTTGATTtggttaattataaaattaaaaataatattactgattttaatgaattttatttcagtCCTAGAGATATATCTTATGAGGACATGCCTTCTTATATAATTAAGATCtttaatgatttaaatttcatcaaatattttaaaataaaaatgcacACGTTAGCCAG GTTTATACTCTATGTTAAAAAAGGTTATAGAAATGCATCATATCATAATTGGGTACATGCATTTTCTGTTGCACATTTTGCTTATttactaattaaaaatttatatcttattagaGAAGATTATATGACATATTTGCAGGCTTTTGTGTTTTTAGTATCCTGCCTATGTCATGATATAGATCACAGAGGAACTAACAATGCTTTTCAAACTACCTCTGAATCAGTTTTAGCAAGTCTTTACAGTTCGGAAGGTTCGGTTATGGAG aGACATCATTTTGCACAAACTATGTGCATTTTAAATACAGAAGGTTgcaatatatttgaaaattttaacagTCAGGAATATAGAGAGGCTTTGGTTTtcctaaaaaataatatacttgcAACTGATTTAGCAAGTCATTTCCTTAATAcagagaaacaaaatgaaatatttagaaCTGGCTATAAAAAACATGATTTTGAACATCAGAAACTTCTTTCTGGCATGTTAATGACTTGTTGTGATCTTAGTGATCAAACAAAGAATTGGACAGTTACTAAAAAAGTtgct GAATTAATCTATGAGGAGTTTTTTTCTCAAGGTGACTTAGAAAAAAGTATGGGTAAAACTCCAATAGAAATGATGGATAGAGATAAAGCATTTATACCAGATCTTCAAGTACAATTCATTACAGATATAGTAGAACCACTTTTTAA TAATTTGGCCATGCTATTTCCTATGGCACAACCACTTGTTAAgatcttaaaatataataaaacattgtGGGAAGCTTCTAAAAAGGTATTCagaaaatatgttaaaaatagaatagaaggtATGAATGTTCTTTTGGATCCAAATTTTGAAATTGAAGTACTTCTTAGTCACTTTAAAGACAGTAATGAATCTGAAAATGCAACATGtaacttataa